The following coding sequences are from one Bacteroidia bacterium window:
- the folB gene encoding dihydroneopterin aldolase — MVEEQFAGYGLIAIEGAEFYGFHGHFPQERSLGGKFVVDVYLTAPVIPASQTDSLQDTVDYVQIYSLIQATMSKPRKLLETLANEIGSNILQRFSTIKSVRIRVSKVQPPLQGICSRTYVEVVL, encoded by the coding sequence ATGGTCGAAGAACAGTTTGCCGGCTATGGGCTTATTGCTATTGAGGGTGCTGAATTTTATGGTTTTCATGGGCATTTTCCCCAAGAACGGTCGTTAGGTGGAAAGTTTGTGGTGGATGTTTATTTAACGGCTCCGGTTATTCCGGCAAGCCAAACCGATTCCTTGCAAGATACCGTTGATTATGTTCAAATATATTCTTTAATTCAAGCTACAATGTCAAAACCGCGTAAACTATTAGAAACCTTAGCGAATGAAATTGGAAGCAATATTTTACAAAGATTTTCTACTATAAAGTCCGTTCGGATACGAGTAAGCAAGGTACAGCCGCCATTGCAGGGAATTTGTTCACGCACTTATGTAGAGGTTGTGCTATGA